One Candidatus Eisenbacteria bacterium genomic region harbors:
- a CDS encoding ABC transporter ATP-binding protein, whose translation MTAAANTEYVIKARGLGKTYAMGTITVEALRGVDLFVRPGEMVAVMGHSGSGKSTLMNLLGCLDRPTAGVYLLEGEDVSSLGRDRYADIRNRKIGFVFQGFQLLPRTSALENVALPLLYDRSERIGDPDRAAREALTRVGLGDRMDHEPNRLSGGQQQRVAIARALVTRPAILLADEPTGNLDTRTSLEVLALFQELNDAGITLLIVTHEPEIALYAERIVELRDGELLRDEPVRNRRRADRDLGDAAFRSTAETTGVAP comes from the coding sequence ATGACCGCGGCGGCGAACACGGAATACGTCATCAAGGCCCGAGGCCTCGGCAAAACCTACGCCATGGGGACCATCACCGTCGAGGCGCTCCGCGGCGTCGATCTGTTCGTCCGTCCCGGCGAAATGGTGGCGGTCATGGGACACTCCGGTTCGGGAAAGTCGACGCTGATGAACCTGCTCGGCTGCCTCGACCGCCCGACGGCGGGCGTCTATCTTCTCGAGGGGGAGGATGTCTCCTCCCTCGGCCGCGACCGCTACGCGGACATCCGGAACCGGAAAATCGGTTTCGTCTTCCAGGGATTTCAACTCCTGCCGCGCACCTCGGCGCTGGAAAACGTGGCGCTCCCCCTTCTCTACGACCGCTCCGAGAGGATCGGCGACCCGGACCGGGCGGCCCGCGAAGCGCTGACGAGGGTCGGCCTCGGCGACCGGATGGACCACGAGCCGAACCGCCTCTCCGGCGGGCAGCAGCAGCGCGTGGCGATCGCCCGCGCCCTGGTGACCCGCCCGGCGATCCTTCTCGCCGACGAGCCGACGGGGAACCTGGACACGCGGACGTCGCTGGAGGTGCTCGCCCTCTTCCAGGAGCTGAACGACGCGGGGATCACGCTGCTCATCGTCACCCACGAGCCGGAGATCGCCCTCTACGCCGAACGGATCGTGGAACTCCGGGACGGGGAACTGTTGCGGGACGAACCGGTTCGGAACCGGCGCCGGGCGGACCGGGACCTCGGGGACGCGGCCTTCCGGTCCACCGCCGAAACGACGGGGGTCGCACCGTGA
- a CDS encoding efflux RND transporter periplasmic adaptor subunit translates to MKRKGIIALAGILVLAAFGAASALFRGGPAEKRYKTEEVVRGDLENTVTGTGTIGPVGSVEVGTQVSGTIARIFVDFNDRVREGELLAVLDTTLLSLAVRDAEAKVLQAEALHAEASTECERTAELAKSGFASDREELAARTEGETTLASLRSARTALDRARTNRDYALIRSPVDGTVIERNVEEGQTVAASLSTPTLFIIAEDLSAMRILAEVDESDIGRIRDGLEARFTVLAYPDETFIGKVTRVRLQPTTLQNVVNYTVEVSAENREGLLLPGMTATVDFVVESRKNALLAPNTALRLRPSEEMLAELGKNGEGTKAAGGRGKAGGAARAFGPASRPGAPTDAASERIRIWTLDGEGRLGASLVQTGITDGKRTEILAAGGLAEGMKVVTGTSASSADTGENRAGPGAFGPRRPF, encoded by the coding sequence ATGAAGAGGAAAGGGATCATCGCGCTCGCGGGGATACTCGTCCTCGCGGCGTTCGGAGCCGCCTCGGCGCTCTTCCGGGGCGGACCCGCGGAGAAGCGGTACAAAACCGAAGAGGTCGTCCGCGGCGACTTGGAAAACACGGTGACCGGCACGGGCACCATCGGTCCCGTCGGCTCGGTCGAGGTGGGAACCCAAGTGTCGGGGACCATCGCCCGAATCTTCGTCGACTTCAACGATCGGGTCCGGGAGGGGGAGCTTCTCGCCGTGCTGGACACGACCCTTCTCTCTCTCGCCGTGCGCGACGCGGAGGCGAAGGTGCTGCAGGCGGAGGCTCTTCACGCCGAGGCGAGTACGGAGTGCGAGCGGACCGCGGAACTGGCGAAGAGCGGCTTCGCCTCGGACAGGGAGGAACTCGCCGCCCGAACCGAAGGGGAAACGACGCTCGCATCGCTCCGTTCCGCCCGGACGGCTCTCGACCGGGCGCGCACCAACCGGGACTACGCCCTGATCCGATCGCCGGTGGACGGGACTGTGATCGAGAGAAACGTGGAGGAGGGACAGACGGTGGCGGCGAGCCTCTCCACGCCGACCCTCTTCATCATCGCGGAGGATCTCTCGGCGATGCGGATTCTCGCCGAGGTGGACGAGAGCGACATCGGGCGGATCCGCGACGGCCTGGAGGCGCGTTTCACCGTCCTCGCCTACCCGGACGAAACCTTTATCGGTAAAGTTACCCGCGTGCGCCTGCAACCGACGACGCTTCAGAACGTGGTGAACTACACCGTCGAGGTGAGCGCCGAAAACCGGGAGGGGTTATTGCTCCCCGGCATGACCGCCACGGTCGATTTCGTCGTGGAGAGCCGGAAGAACGCCCTTCTCGCGCCGAACACCGCGCTCCGTCTCCGCCCGTCGGAAGAGATGCTCGCCGAACTCGGAAAGAACGGGGAAGGGACGAAGGCGGCGGGCGGGCGCGGCAAGGCGGGCGGGGCGGCTCGGGCTTTCGGGCCCGCCTCGAGACCGGGCGCGCCGACGGATGCGGCCTCCGAGAGGATCCGGATTTGGACGTTGGACGGGGAGGGCCGCCTCGGCGCCTCACTCGTGCAGACGGGGATCACCGACGGCAAGCGGACGGAGATCCTCGCCGCCGGCGGTCTCGCCGAGGGGATGAAGGTCGTGACCGGGACGAGCGCCTCGTCCGCCGACACCGGTGAAAACCGCGCCGGCCCGGGCGCCTTCGGCCCGAGACGGCCGTTCTAG
- a CDS encoding Spy/CpxP family protein refolding chaperone, giving the protein MNGRMRNRSGSRLPTAGVVVMMILATFLFGGCKDEAESPVGSDLTSAAPTSNSATLSAAGEGIELTIDQIDAALDLTDEQAAALAPVVAEWTEAMEERRAEMQSSRASISERTRGRRGAAGRMHGRSDGAPEPPDGDPPLLTLLEGSRETLTSEQYTGLIELLAAKHQEHRAAMGAARDKGAGKDRGRAKDRDRGFMGFPDELVEQIGLTDEQRAALEELHESIRARMEELRGNGGERGENREAMRAIHEETRAAVDAILTEEQRTEMEALREERRDGQRERAEERSTDGIERRADFLARALGLDDGARAGIESILENAHEKMLALRDDDGGPENRGARFEEMQTIRDESSASIRALLTEEQAAAFDALAELMPGHDGPGGRHGPPRK; this is encoded by the coding sequence ATGAACGGAAGAATGAGAAACCGGAGCGGTTCCAGGCTGCCGACCGCCGGAGTCGTGGTGATGATGATCCTCGCCACGTTCCTCTTCGGCGGTTGCAAGGACGAGGCGGAATCTCCGGTGGGATCCGACCTGACCTCGGCGGCGCCCACATCCAATTCGGCCACCCTCTCCGCGGCCGGAGAGGGAATCGAGCTGACGATCGATCAGATCGACGCGGCGCTCGATCTGACCGACGAGCAGGCGGCGGCCCTTGCGCCGGTGGTGGCGGAGTGGACGGAAGCGATGGAGGAGCGCCGCGCGGAGATGCAATCGAGCCGCGCCTCTATTTCCGAGAGGACGCGCGGGCGGCGGGGCGCGGCCGGCCGCATGCACGGGCGGAGCGACGGCGCCCCCGAGCCCCCCGACGGGGATCCCCCGCTGCTCACCCTCCTCGAGGGGAGCCGTGAAACCCTCACGAGCGAACAGTACACCGGATTGATCGAGCTTCTCGCGGCGAAGCATCAGGAGCACCGGGCCGCGATGGGAGCCGCGCGCGACAAGGGCGCCGGCAAGGATCGGGGACGGGCGAAGGACCGGGACCGCGGCTTCATGGGCTTCCCGGATGAGCTGGTGGAACAAATCGGATTAACGGACGAACAGCGGGCGGCGCTCGAAGAACTGCACGAGTCGATTCGCGCCCGCATGGAGGAACTCCGCGGAAACGGCGGCGAGCGCGGCGAAAACCGCGAAGCGATGCGCGCGATCCACGAGGAAACCCGCGCCGCCGTGGATGCGATCCTCACGGAGGAACAACGGACCGAGATGGAGGCGCTCCGGGAAGAGCGGCGCGACGGACAGAGGGAGAGAGCGGAGGAGCGGAGCACCGACGGGATCGAGCGGCGCGCCGATTTCCTCGCGCGGGCGCTCGGGCTGGACGACGGAGCCCGCGCCGGCATCGAGTCGATCCTGGAGAACGCGCACGAAAAGATGCTCGCCCTACGCGACGACGACGGCGGGCCCGAGAACCGCGGGGCCCGTTTCGAAGAGATGCAAACGATCCGCGACGAATCGTCCGCGTCGATCCGCGCCCTTCTCACGGAGGAGCAGGCGGCGGCCTTCGACGCCCTCGCGGAGCTGATGCCGGGGCACGACGGACCCGGCGGTCGCCACGGACCTCCCCGCAAGTAG